In Gossypium hirsutum isolate 1008001.06 chromosome A10, Gossypium_hirsutum_v2.1, whole genome shotgun sequence, the DNA window ACTACGGGTGTCGTCAAATTTTACGACCCCCATCTTGATTAGTCTTTCCACTGCCTTTTTAAAACCAGTACAATTTTCAATTGAATGTCCCgatatccctgcatggtattcacatttggagtttgcatcataccatttgggatatgggggtTGTAACAGTTTCAAATGAAAAGGAGCTATCGCATGCGCATTGAATAAACTTTGATAAAGCTGCCAATACGTCACTGGGATAGACGTAAATGAGACCTTTTCAGAATTTTATCTCGAACCAGATCCCTGCTTCTGAGAATCCTGTTGCCCAACTGTAGTTACTCTGGGATGACTAACCGTAACCACTTTTGGATTATAAATACTCGTATTTTTCACCTCATTATCTTTCCTCCATGGGGCTAATCTTTTGACAGTTTCCCCCTCTATCTTGCCACTccttatggcattctcaatcatttctcccGCCATAACTATATCAGCAAAACTCTTGGTGGTActtccaatcatgtgagtaatgaatggggctttcaaagtgttaatGAACAGCATAGTAGTTTCTTTCTCCAAGAgcggtggttgaacttgcatggCGACCTCCCTCCATTTctgggcatattgcctaaaactttcattaggcttcttttccatgttctgcaaaGTAATTCTATCAAGAGTCATGTCAGTCACATAATTATATTGCTACATAAAAGCTTGCGCTAGGTCTCTCCAAGAACTGATCCTTGCACGACTCAATTGATTATACCTCCTAGCCGCTGCTCCAACCAAATTGTCTtaaaaacaatggatcaataattgatcattgtttacataACCAGTCATCCGTCTACAAAACATAGTGATATGGGTCTCAGGGCAagtagtcccattatatttctcaaactctggcatctTGAACTTATAGGGAAGCACCAAATCTGAGACCAAACTCAAGTCTTTGGCATCGATTCCCTGATGATTATTAGCGTTCTCTAATGCCTTAAACTTCTCTTCTAACCATTTACAACGTTCCTCCAATTGCCTTGATGATTCGAGCCTCATCTCTTCCCTCTCAGCTACATCTAAATTAGGGATGACTGGATTGGTTGGGTTATCTCTTAGATTAAACCCCGAACTAGTTTGAAAGTTCATGGGTATTCCGGTATCTGCCTACCCATGTTGAAGCCTTATCGTGATGGACGGCCTTTGAGGATATGCTTCAGATTGAGTTTGCACATGGGGTGGAGTAAAACCCTGAGGATGATCCTTATTATCTCCTTCAGTGATGGTCATAGGGGCCTTTCCTTTATCCGTTGCCCCCTTCAGTAGTTGAGCCATCTTAGCCATCATATTTCTTTGAGCCTCCAACATTTGATCCTTCATCTCTTGTTGGATTTTTTCCAATTACTCCTGCAACTTCTCTTGCATTTCTTTCTAAATCTGCTCAAATCTTTGATCCATACTCTTTGACTTAGCGCGTGTACAGTAAGGATGTGTTGCttccagattttctttttctcactctctctttctccctctgtaattttaactaattagggtctttctataaacttgaatgcatatgatgcgatgagATGCAAATGCTTGAATGCTAAAAGATATCGATTCTGATTCAGTTCcttttagaaaacgttatttaagagACAAAAATCTTTATAcaaaacggattacaaatacgcctTCGCCCTCAGGCCCAGAGTTTTAATCCAACAATGAAGCTAACTCTAAACCTCTATCTGTCACTAACTCATACTTTGTACTTAATACATTAGCTTGTGCTGCTAGGTCTTGTAAATgatcagcaacctctcgaatctggacTATAACTTCTCCCATGAGATAATCCCTATCTCCAACTTGATCCTGAAGATGGTAAAGTTCTCCCTTCCAATGTTCTTCTCttgcctcgagctgctcaatccgTAGCTCACAGTCCTGTAGTGCTGTTTCCAACCCTCCAATATTgtgcttcatttcctcgatcttatCCAAGCTTGCCTTTAACTCGACTGTAGAGTTACGACTtcggtgatgatgaagagatcgtcCAATCTCAGtcaccttagtttttaatccttgattctccttctctagggcctgattacgcgcctgcatctcttggaacttcttctcccaatactcggctttgGGTCTTTCTTCTTGAACCTCTTGTTTCCACTGCTCTGAAGACTTCCCTAATCCAGCTCTCTTCAATGATAGCTGTGTCTTCTTATACTGCGTCTTCAAGTTATCTCGGTTTTCCTCAAtcttcctattttctttcctTACTTTTTCGACCTCGATTTTTTGAATGTCGACGTCTAAGCTTAGGTACATCTTTTCCTCCTCGAGCCTTTCTATTTTTCTTCCAAGCTCCAAATTCTTCCTTTCGAACTCTTGCTTTATGACCTCTAACTCTGATGGAATTACTCATAAATTCTCCTTCATCAATCAAGCAGCCTCGAAACTCGGTctagggatgttatcattaaCCCTCTTATTAAACCACTTTTTGTATTCAAAAGTTGTTGTCAGTCCTTTAGTCAGAATCTTCACGTAGCAAACCTTCTTCCAAGCCTCGAAAATTTCTCGCATCTTCTTCTTATAATGATCCCCTTTATATGAGAAGTCACTCTGAGCTagcccttgtgttgctggtataAACTGCTCTGCCTTGTATTGCCTTAGGACAAGTAATGGTGTATAAccaacaactccccaaattctAGGAAGAGGTAACCAATCAAAGCTTCCGCACCGATAAAGAATTTCGATAGGGGTCATCCAAGGGGCTTTCCACATAACATCTTCTTCTCGGAGGTTCTGAAGTATTTCTATCCACCTTTCCTCTGTAATGTCATCCCTCCTCGGTGTAGCTGCTGCTTCCTTTAGCGGAGAATAGTCTTTGAAGAACACTCGGCAAGGAATCTTATCtaccttccaaaaatgactgtaGAATAAAACTAACAacaactgtgcacatccaatgaatctaccttcaccagctctccgacatgcactcaaGGATCTAAACGTCTCGGCTAGGATTGCAGGTACAGGTATGTTCTCTTTACTAATTCGATCGAATAAATCTGcaactgcctcatctatgtgccctatagcttttgggaaaatcatcAATCCATAAATACTTAAAGCAAAGACATCAACCTTCTTCTTTACATTCGGGTGTGCCAATATCAAATCCCTCAAACTTGCCCACGGAATGCATTTGCTATCACCCTTTTGTTGGATTCGAGCTGCGGCCCACTGTTCACTCACCCCTGTAATCATCATTAATTTCTTCACAAAAGTTAGGGGATTAGCAGCCCTAAAATAAGATTTGttactttgaatttttggacagcgaagcaaggtcgtatattccTCTAAAGTAGGTACTAAGTCTACCTTACCaaatgtaaaacaactataagcagggttccgAAACTGTACCATAGCTTGAAACAGATGCTTATCCATCTTGATGCCTAGCAAATAGGGAAGATCTCCATAATTCTGATAAAAAAGCTgcttagcctcgtcatcccattgggcccaaatgtctctcaactcCTGAAACTCATTCTGTGTTGAATTAATACGAGTGAGTCCCATAACACTGATGTATACCCCTCGGTAatactatctcctttctctaactgggttttctctgaccaggtacagacagaggcattgtcctccactttatcaagatattCGTTCCTCATTATaaaactttctaatctagaaatcgaaccgtgaatcgacacctttaaATGCTGAATGTCatgcaatgatagcaaaataaaataagttgtatcatatataaaattatagtaAACAAGTACCGATAAGGTAATTTACTAGAGGCTATCACTATATTCCCTAGGGTAAGCACTTAAAGTTTACTATAATCGTGTGTTttagttctaaagtaagggtacctgaaccagcaaattccacgatcctcacccattataggctcatatagaccaagttcagttcagggggacacatttccctatggccatgcaaagatgaaaatctcacgaagacataggtacagtatctcggaagcaatccactagcccatacggaggtaaaaacctcacgaaagcgtatcttctcactcccacttaggggtgctgtagcaccccaaacccaggccagacgttatgactggatccgacatgccacattgaagcgtttaaaacattttatattgttgatccagaaaaaaacttacttagtgttttaaaaggtaatttcattataggttaaagtgaatggaagctgtgcaccaggtaggaaaccgaaaaagaggtggtgagtccatcggactgcttaagtaccaagctcccttcggatccaatcctagacatgcataccaccattaccacaccttaacgtcatggatatttctaggaaatcgatttaattaagccatttttaggaaaagtgattaatcttgtaaaatactttcattgcggaagctttgcttgttgccgtgttattttgaaatcaattgttgtttttgaaaacgcgctctaaagctatccaatttcaacagttaaatataagtaatacctatcttaataatacatattaaaaccatcaaaaataattaagcggccttattacatttaaaaacccaaaacttcaaacgtaaataaaaggatgtccagttcaccaaaagaaaatcaaacttttagaatgggtggccactccgaattccctcacagttccaagcccactatggttggggatttcctgcgtggatgaaaataaaaggggtgagtttggggaaaatcagtgtgtaaggaaaacccattcaaagcccaagtcagctcaagcctattgggcctaagcccattcaggtaacagtggtactggaccagagcccttttcagattacaataaactgggccttagccccttattcagataacagtatggcccataggcccatttcaaaatacatgcaacatcagtaaacatatgcaagcccatttggggagactactcaacccaccaaccactacactccacccgtaccaggcatacactccatgtggggaatagctcaacccacccagcccaacactccacagttgcagccttgctgctcagttaacagtaaattgaggcaaagcctccagtacgtggacaagccactttcagtacttcctccgtcaatatcccagtcccatgcatcagataataacaacatggcatgcagtaaataacaacagtcaaacatgcatttaggtcaatttaactctatgggtatttcggtaatttatctcctaggggtaaaactgtaaatttttcacttataaaggtatttcagtaatttatctattttagggtttttcatgcatattcctacctttcacgtactaacagaatcactaccgagggttcttaccgaattgggctcgttggcccatcattccaattttggcccattaagcccaaaaatatcgagggcacagaaatcatgcactttgcagtccaaacattgcagcttaccaaaaacattaatcgatttacctcatgagcattcgtacactcgcaaatctacaaaataccgattttcggcatttcggcttttcgacttttgccgatccagactaagaaagagggtgttagttacacacctgtttgcgacgatatgctgacgagatccacacacgaaccgcctacaattggattactaacacgttaatctaactattcaaatacaaactacgtattaaccccttacaatattcggccaaccacacctacagatcatagtaagcttataagaaatcaacaagcaactcattaacaaatttttgtcaatgtttaccacataatcataatttcactgcaagctgtcttcctgagcaacagtcactaaatcatttataactggagctacgaaactccaaatcaagttccgttaattttccctgaaaatagactcatatatcttctatccataaaattttcagaatttttggtttagccaatcaatactagagttttctcaaattttcccatgtttcactgtttgactaatctgaccactcttcattacgaatcaaatttctcattgtaaagaattcaaaatatgttcttgtttatttcattagaaactagactcaataagatttaattaaataatttatgcagcttctaactcatctcccacaatttatggtgattttccaaagtcacattactgctgctgtcccaagcagatttattaccaaatcactctttcacacctaacttgcatgcttgttatttaaacatgtatatcaccaatcaatcatcacatatctatgattttacttaagtataatctctatttcatcattttaaagcataacatgttagccgatttttccctttagcatctaaggcacatgcatgctcatttgtttggctcaacttcacctaccttccatttttcatcaaaagaacatgaaacaacaaccatttccttcattttaattcatgactaaatgctcacaacacaactaaaaatcaaaatatacttcaagagttaaggtagaatcaagaagaactcatgtacctcaaaatagaagc includes these proteins:
- the LOC107944328 gene encoding uncharacterized protein, with the protein product MGLTRINSTQNEFQELRDIWAQWDDEAKQLFYQNYGDLPYLLGIKMDKHLFQAMVQFRNPAYSCFTFGKVDLVPTLEEYTTLLRCPKIQSNKSYFRAANPLTFVKKLMMITGVSEQWAAARIQQKGDSKCIPWASLRDLILAHPNVKKKVDVFALSIYGLMIFPKAIGHIDEAVADLFDRISKENIPVDKIPCRVFFKDYSPLKEAAATPRRDDITEERWIEILQNLREEDVMWKAPWMTPIEILYRCGSFDWLPLPRIWGVVGYTPLLVLRQYKAEQFIPATQGLAQSDFSYKGDHYKKKMREIFEAWKKVCYVKILTKGLTTTFEYKKWFNKRVNDNIPRPSFEAA